A stretch of Canis lupus baileyi chromosome 7, mCanLup2.hap1, whole genome shotgun sequence DNA encodes these proteins:
- the SAPCD1 gene encoding suppressor APC domain-containing protein 1 isoform X5 encodes MGCPSSVLPTQLCCYHSGQAARTQGPGASSSGCSVVSLGSHSVTSEPNQELRGSATAQSPAVEQVSLCFLPSQLQRMQALEREQDALWQGLELLEHGQAWFEGRLREAQQQQLHLGALGEFSSHPLNKADFHAAQGWKGRPRKQNLWQQQELSRQKAGIQPKGETVQLGCPKMRGGPTRV; translated from the exons ATGGGCTGCCCCTCGTCTGTGCTCCCTACACAGTTATGCTGCTACCACTCAGGACAAGCCGCCAGGACCCAGGGGCCCGGAGCTTCTTCCTCTGG GTGCTCAGTGGTTAGTCTGGGCTCACACTCAGTGACCAGTGAACCCAACCAAGAGTTGAGAGGAAGTGCCACGGCCCAGAGCCCTGCTGTGGAGCAAGTCAGCCTCTGCTTCTTGCCTTCCCAGCTGCAGAGGATGCAGGCTCTGGAGAGGGAGCAGGATGCCCTGTGGCAGGGGCTGGAGCTGCTGGAGCATGGCCAGGCCTGGTTTGAGGGCCGTTTGAGGGAGGCACAGCAACAGCAGCTGCATCTAGGGGCTCTTGGTGAG tTCTCCTCACATCCCTTAAATAAGGCTGATTTCCATGCTGCCCAGGGCTGGAAGGGAAGGCCAAGGAAGCAGAACCTCTGGCAGCAACAG gAGCTgtccaggcagaaggcaggcattCAGCCAAAAGGGGAGACCGTCCAGCTTGGCTGCCCCAAGATGCGGGGGGGCCCAACCCGTGTCTAA
- the SAPCD1 gene encoding suppressor APC domain-containing protein 1 isoform X3 produces MGCPSSVLPTQLCCYHSGQAARTQGPGASSSGCSVVSLGSHSVTSEPNQELRGSATAQSPAVEQVSLCFLPSQLQRMQALEREQDALWQGLELLEHGQAWFEGRLREAQQQQLHLGALGENFLADLHSEPHGPQLAQIQKMTMCLRSLVQEKFSSHPLNKADFHAAQGWKGRPRKQNLWQQQELSRQKAGIQPKGETVQLGCPKMRGGPTRV; encoded by the exons ATGGGCTGCCCCTCGTCTGTGCTCCCTACACAGTTATGCTGCTACCACTCAGGACAAGCCGCCAGGACCCAGGGGCCCGGAGCTTCTTCCTCTGG GTGCTCAGTGGTTAGTCTGGGCTCACACTCAGTGACCAGTGAACCCAACCAAGAGTTGAGAGGAAGTGCCACGGCCCAGAGCCCTGCTGTGGAGCAAGTCAGCCTCTGCTTCTTGCCTTCCCAGCTGCAGAGGATGCAGGCTCTGGAGAGGGAGCAGGATGCCCTGTGGCAGGGGCTGGAGCTGCTGGAGCATGGCCAGGCCTGGTTTGAGGGCCGTTTGAGGGAGGCACAGCAACAGCAGCTGCATCTAGGGGCTCTTGGTGAG AATTTCCTAGCAGATTTACATTCAGAGCCTCATGGCCCCCAGTTAGCCCAGATTCAAAAGATGACCATGTGTTTGCGGAGTCTGGTTCAGGAGAAG tTCTCCTCACATCCCTTAAATAAGGCTGATTTCCATGCTGCCCAGGGCTGGAAGGGAAGGCCAAGGAAGCAGAACCTCTGGCAGCAACAG gAGCTgtccaggcagaaggcaggcattCAGCCAAAAGGGGAGACCGTCCAGCTTGGCTGCCCCAAGATGCGGGGGGGCCCAACCCGTGTCTAA
- the SAPCD1 gene encoding suppressor APC domain-containing protein 1 isoform X1: MGCPSSVLPTQLCCYHSGQAARTQGPGASSSGCSVVSLGSHSVTSEPNQELRGSATAQSPAVEQVSLCFLPSQLQRMQALEREQDALWQGLELLEHGQAWFEGRLREAQQQQLHLGALGENFLADLHSEPHGPQLAQIQKMTMCLRSLVQEKFSSHPLNKADFHAAQGWKGRPRKQNLWQQQVGCRGWQEGGAWPPSGAGSTDAHGFSPLLQELSRQKAGIQPKGETVQLGCPKMRGGPTRV; this comes from the exons ATGGGCTGCCCCTCGTCTGTGCTCCCTACACAGTTATGCTGCTACCACTCAGGACAAGCCGCCAGGACCCAGGGGCCCGGAGCTTCTTCCTCTGG GTGCTCAGTGGTTAGTCTGGGCTCACACTCAGTGACCAGTGAACCCAACCAAGAGTTGAGAGGAAGTGCCACGGCCCAGAGCCCTGCTGTGGAGCAAGTCAGCCTCTGCTTCTTGCCTTCCCAGCTGCAGAGGATGCAGGCTCTGGAGAGGGAGCAGGATGCCCTGTGGCAGGGGCTGGAGCTGCTGGAGCATGGCCAGGCCTGGTTTGAGGGCCGTTTGAGGGAGGCACAGCAACAGCAGCTGCATCTAGGGGCTCTTGGTGAG AATTTCCTAGCAGATTTACATTCAGAGCCTCATGGCCCCCAGTTAGCCCAGATTCAAAAGATGACCATGTGTTTGCGGAGTCTGGTTCAGGAGAAG tTCTCCTCACATCCCTTAAATAAGGCTGATTTCCATGCTGCCCAGGGCTGGAAGGGAAGGCCAAGGAAGCAGAACCTCTGGCAGCAACAGGTAGGCTGTAGGGGGTGGCAGGAGGGCGGAGCCTGGCCCCCTAGTGGAGCGGGGAGCACAGATGCCCACggtttctctcctcttctccaggAGCTgtccaggcagaaggcaggcattCAGCCAAAAGGGGAGACCGTCCAGCTTGGCTGCCCCAAGATGCGGGGGGGCCCAACCCGTGTCTAA
- the SAPCD1 gene encoding suppressor APC domain-containing protein 1 isoform X2 yields the protein MGCPSSVLPTQLCCYHSGQAARTQGPGASSSGCSVVSLGSHSVTSEPNQELRGSATAQSPAVEQVSLCFLPSQLQRMQALEREQDALWQGLELLEHGQAWFEGRLREAQQQQLHLGALGENFLADLHSEPHGPQLAQIQKMTMCLRSLVQEKGWKGRPRKQNLWQQQVGCRGWQEGGAWPPSGAGSTDAHGFSPLLQELSRQKAGIQPKGETVQLGCPKMRGGPTRV from the exons ATGGGCTGCCCCTCGTCTGTGCTCCCTACACAGTTATGCTGCTACCACTCAGGACAAGCCGCCAGGACCCAGGGGCCCGGAGCTTCTTCCTCTGG GTGCTCAGTGGTTAGTCTGGGCTCACACTCAGTGACCAGTGAACCCAACCAAGAGTTGAGAGGAAGTGCCACGGCCCAGAGCCCTGCTGTGGAGCAAGTCAGCCTCTGCTTCTTGCCTTCCCAGCTGCAGAGGATGCAGGCTCTGGAGAGGGAGCAGGATGCCCTGTGGCAGGGGCTGGAGCTGCTGGAGCATGGCCAGGCCTGGTTTGAGGGCCGTTTGAGGGAGGCACAGCAACAGCAGCTGCATCTAGGGGCTCTTGGTGAG AATTTCCTAGCAGATTTACATTCAGAGCCTCATGGCCCCCAGTTAGCCCAGATTCAAAAGATGACCATGTGTTTGCGGAGTCTGGTTCAGGAGAAG GGCTGGAAGGGAAGGCCAAGGAAGCAGAACCTCTGGCAGCAACAGGTAGGCTGTAGGGGGTGGCAGGAGGGCGGAGCCTGGCCCCCTAGTGGAGCGGGGAGCACAGATGCCCACggtttctctcctcttctccaggAGCTgtccaggcagaaggcaggcattCAGCCAAAAGGGGAGACCGTCCAGCTTGGCTGCCCCAAGATGCGGGGGGGCCCAACCCGTGTCTAA
- the SAPCD1 gene encoding suppressor APC domain-containing protein 1 isoform X6, translated as MGSQGPNGLPLVCAPYTVMLLPLRTSRQDPGARSFFLWLQRMQALEREQDALWQGLELLEHGQAWFEGRLREAQQQQLHLGALGENFLADLHSEPHGPQLAQIQKMTMCLRSLVQEKFSSHPLNKADFHAAQGWKGRPRKQNLWQQQELSRQKAGIQPKGETVQLGCPKMRGGPTRV; from the exons ATGGGGAGCCAGGGTCCCAATGGGCTGCCCCTCGTCTGTGCTCCCTACACAGTTATGCTGCTACCACTCAGGACAAGCCGCCAGGACCCAGGGGCCCGGAGCTTCTTCCTCTGG CTGCAGAGGATGCAGGCTCTGGAGAGGGAGCAGGATGCCCTGTGGCAGGGGCTGGAGCTGCTGGAGCATGGCCAGGCCTGGTTTGAGGGCCGTTTGAGGGAGGCACAGCAACAGCAGCTGCATCTAGGGGCTCTTGGTGAG AATTTCCTAGCAGATTTACATTCAGAGCCTCATGGCCCCCAGTTAGCCCAGATTCAAAAGATGACCATGTGTTTGCGGAGTCTGGTTCAGGAGAAG tTCTCCTCACATCCCTTAAATAAGGCTGATTTCCATGCTGCCCAGGGCTGGAAGGGAAGGCCAAGGAAGCAGAACCTCTGGCAGCAACAG gAGCTgtccaggcagaaggcaggcattCAGCCAAAAGGGGAGACCGTCCAGCTTGGCTGCCCCAAGATGCGGGGGGGCCCAACCCGTGTCTAA
- the SAPCD1 gene encoding suppressor APC domain-containing protein 1 isoform X4, whose protein sequence is MGCPSSVLPTQLCCYHSGQAARTQGPGASSSGCSVVSLGSHSVTSEPNQELRGSATAQSPAVEQVSLCFLPSQLQRMQALEREQDALWQGLELLEHGQAWFEGRLREAQQQQLHLGALGENFLADLHSEPHGPQLAQIQKMTMCLRSLVQEKGWKGRPRKQNLWQQQELSRQKAGIQPKGETVQLGCPKMRGGPTRV, encoded by the exons ATGGGCTGCCCCTCGTCTGTGCTCCCTACACAGTTATGCTGCTACCACTCAGGACAAGCCGCCAGGACCCAGGGGCCCGGAGCTTCTTCCTCTGG GTGCTCAGTGGTTAGTCTGGGCTCACACTCAGTGACCAGTGAACCCAACCAAGAGTTGAGAGGAAGTGCCACGGCCCAGAGCCCTGCTGTGGAGCAAGTCAGCCTCTGCTTCTTGCCTTCCCAGCTGCAGAGGATGCAGGCTCTGGAGAGGGAGCAGGATGCCCTGTGGCAGGGGCTGGAGCTGCTGGAGCATGGCCAGGCCTGGTTTGAGGGCCGTTTGAGGGAGGCACAGCAACAGCAGCTGCATCTAGGGGCTCTTGGTGAG AATTTCCTAGCAGATTTACATTCAGAGCCTCATGGCCCCCAGTTAGCCCAGATTCAAAAGATGACCATGTGTTTGCGGAGTCTGGTTCAGGAGAAG GGCTGGAAGGGAAGGCCAAGGAAGCAGAACCTCTGGCAGCAACAG gAGCTgtccaggcagaaggcaggcattCAGCCAAAAGGGGAGACCGTCCAGCTTGGCTGCCCCAAGATGCGGGGGGGCCCAACCCGTGTCTAA